A part of Miscanthus floridulus cultivar M001 chromosome 6, ASM1932011v1, whole genome shotgun sequence genomic DNA contains:
- the LOC136461925 gene encoding protein RER1A-like, with product MEGGDSSGAGAGGAVAAAAKWRSDASRAFQYYLDRSTPHATGRWLGTLAAAAIYALRVYMVQGFYIVTYGLGIYLLNLLIGFLSPMVDPELDPSAAAEGPALPTRGSDEFKPFIRRLPEFKFWYAITKAFVIAFVMTFFSVFDVPVFWPILLCYWVVLFVLTMKRQIVHMIKYKYVPFSIGKQKYGGKKSVGSTSSSKD from the exons ATGGAGGGCGGCGACTcgtccggcgccggcgccggcggtgcCGTGGCCGCGGCGGCCAAGTGGCGGAGCGACGCGTCGCGGGCGTTCCAGTACTACCTGGACCGCTCGACGCCTCACGCCACGGGGCGGTGGCTCGGCACGCTCGCCGCCGCGGCCATCTACGCGCTGCGGGTCTACATGGTGCAGGGCTTCTACATCGTCACCTACGGGCTCGGGATCTACCTCCTCAACCTCCTCATCGGTTTCCTCTCCCCCATGGTCGACCCCgagctcgacccctccgccgccgccgaggggCCGGCGCTGCCCACCCGGGGCTCTGACGAGTTCAAGCCCTTCATCAGGCGCCTCCCCGAGTTCAAGTTCTG GTATGCAATCACAAAAGCTTTTGTTATAGCTTTTGTGATGACGTTCTTCTCAGTGTTTGACGTTCCTGTCTTCTGGCCTATACTCCTCTGCTACTGGGTTGTTCTCTTTGTCCTTACAATGAAGCGCCAGATTGTGCATATGATCAAATACAAATATGTGCCTTTCAGTATCGGGAAGCAG